One Halostella limicola genomic window carries:
- a CDS encoding copper-translocating P-type ATPase: MEDSQDTNENVADRDTHPDDGSHHQHGPGDHDETIDESDEQRVEQELLEDEAQTSEKGEAALDGQHEHAGHEGEGHGHGSHEGHGEGHGGMHEGHEQMFRRRFFVSTLLSIPVLLYSETLQEWLGFSVPAFPGSEWINPVFAVIVFAYGGVPFLQMAVPELKDRAPGMMTLISMAISVAFVYSLASVFVPTESAFFWELVTLIDIMLLGHWIEMRSVRRASSAVDELAKLMPDTAERITGDGETEEVPVSELSEGDLVLVRPGASVPADGSVQEGDSDVNESMITGESKPVSKQPGDEVIGGTINGDGSLRVRVGATGEETTLAGIMRLVEQAQQSKSQTQVLADRAAGWLFYVAVAAAGVTAIAWTIAVSFNATVVERVVTVLVIACPHALGLAIPLVVAINTSLAARNGMLVRDRIAMEEARNLDAIIFDKTGTLTEGEHGVVDMATVDGVDEDDALALAAAVERDSEHMIARAIREAAEERDITGPDASGFEAIKGRGVRATVDGNEVYVGGPNLLPQLDREVPDHLQRFADEAGQNARTVVYLVREGELIAAFAMADVIREESFRVVDALHDLGIEVAMLTGDSQDVANAVADELGIDTVFAEVLPGDKDKKVQELQDQGKLVGMVGDGVNDAPALTRADVGIAIGSGTDVAVQSADVILVQNNPMDVVRLVKLSKASYRKMQENIVWAAGYNVFALPLAAGVLAPIGILLSPAVGALLMSLSTVIVAINAQLLRRVDLSVPSLSGVSVGGQARPAD; the protein is encoded by the coding sequence ATGGAAGACTCCCAGGATACAAATGAGAACGTAGCAGACAGAGATACCCATCCAGACGACGGTAGCCATCACCAGCACGGACCCGGCGATCACGATGAAACGATAGACGAGTCTGACGAGCAGCGAGTCGAACAGGAGTTACTGGAAGACGAAGCTCAAACTTCTGAGAAGGGTGAGGCGGCTCTAGATGGGCAGCACGAGCACGCCGGACACGAGGGCGAAGGGCACGGCCACGGTTCCCACGAGGGACACGGTGAGGGTCATGGCGGGATGCACGAAGGCCACGAGCAGATGTTTCGCCGGCGTTTCTTCGTCTCGACGCTTCTGTCGATTCCTGTCCTCCTGTACAGCGAAACACTGCAGGAGTGGCTCGGGTTCTCCGTCCCCGCGTTTCCGGGGAGCGAGTGGATCAACCCGGTCTTCGCGGTCATCGTCTTCGCGTACGGTGGTGTCCCGTTCCTCCAGATGGCGGTCCCGGAGCTGAAAGACCGGGCACCGGGGATGATGACGCTGATCTCGATGGCGATCAGCGTCGCGTTCGTTTACAGCCTCGCCAGCGTGTTCGTCCCGACGGAGTCGGCGTTCTTCTGGGAGCTCGTAACGCTGATCGACATCATGCTGCTGGGCCACTGGATCGAGATGCGATCGGTGCGGCGTGCCTCGAGCGCGGTCGACGAACTGGCGAAGCTGATGCCTGATACCGCCGAGCGGATCACCGGTGACGGGGAGACGGAGGAAGTCCCCGTTAGTGAACTCTCCGAGGGCGACCTCGTGCTCGTCCGGCCGGGTGCGAGTGTCCCTGCTGACGGCAGCGTTCAAGAGGGTGATTCGGACGTCAACGAGTCGATGATCACGGGTGAGTCGAAACCGGTCTCGAAGCAACCCGGCGACGAGGTCATCGGCGGGACGATCAACGGCGACGGTAGTCTCCGCGTGCGCGTCGGTGCGACGGGCGAGGAGACGACGCTCGCGGGGATCATGCGACTGGTCGAGCAAGCCCAGCAGAGCAAGTCCCAAACCCAAGTGTTGGCCGACCGCGCCGCTGGCTGGCTGTTCTACGTCGCCGTCGCGGCGGCGGGCGTGACAGCAATCGCGTGGACAATCGCGGTGTCGTTCAACGCAACGGTCGTCGAGCGCGTCGTCACGGTGCTCGTCATCGCCTGCCCGCACGCGCTCGGACTCGCTATCCCACTGGTCGTCGCGATCAATACGTCGCTCGCGGCTCGCAATGGAATGCTCGTCCGTGATCGGATAGCCATGGAGGAGGCACGGAATCTGGACGCTATCATCTTCGACAAGACGGGGACGCTCACCGAAGGTGAGCACGGCGTCGTCGACATGGCGACTGTCGACGGCGTCGACGAGGACGACGCACTCGCGCTGGCGGCGGCCGTCGAGAGAGACTCCGAACACATGATCGCACGAGCCATCCGCGAGGCCGCCGAAGAGCGAGACATCACCGGTCCTGACGCGTCCGGCTTCGAGGCGATCAAAGGCCGGGGCGTCCGAGCGACCGTCGACGGAAACGAGGTGTACGTCGGCGGGCCGAATCTGTTGCCCCAACTCGATCGCGAGGTCCCTGACCACCTCCAGCGCTTCGCTGACGAAGCCGGCCAGAACGCACGGACCGTGGTGTATCTCGTTCGCGAGGGAGAGTTGATCGCCGCCTTCGCGATGGCCGACGTAATCCGCGAGGAGAGTTTCCGTGTCGTCGACGCCCTCCACGATCTGGGCATCGAGGTAGCGATGCTGACTGGGGACTCTCAGGACGTGGCCAACGCCGTCGCCGACGAACTGGGGATCGACACGGTGTTCGCGGAGGTCCTCCCCGGAGACAAGGACAAGAAAGTCCAGGAACTCCAGGACCAGGGCAAGCTCGTAGGAATGGTCGGTGACGGCGTGAACGATGCTCCGGCGCTGACACGGGCCGATGTCGGTATCGCCATCGGAAGCGGCACCGACGTGGCCGTTCAGTCGGCCGACGTCATCCTTGTCCAGAATAATCCCATGGACGTGGTTCGGCTGGTGAAGCTGAGTAAGGCGAGCTACCGGAAGATGCAGGAGAATATCGTCTGGGCCGCGGGATACAACGTCTTCGCACTCCCGCTTGCAGCGGGCGTGTTGGCTCCGATCGGGATTCTGCTGTCGCCGGCCGTTGGCGCACTGCTGATGTCGCTGAGTACGGTCATCGTCGCGATCAACGCGCAGTTACTGCGGCGCGTCGACCTCTCCGTACCGAGTCTTTCAGGCGTCTCAGTAGGTGGTCAGGCCCGTCCGGCAGACTAG
- a CDS encoding alpha/beta fold hydrolase → MVFYGIFILQSAVVLGEMPTVQMDDIETYYEVSGDGPPIVFIHGALSDHSAAAQQLEAFSDTYTAIAYDLRGHGNTTNPQHTPYSIDLLAEDLHAFITEMSLDRPVLCGASMGGMIAQVYASRYPDQLSGLVLADTFSPAFLGRRDRMERSTLVNAMIGLVRLVGYNRAKGLILWFGRKLERDQTTSLRTDAFPDMDTEDAVNALKAVADFHTTDLDLSSITVPTLILYGEHETSIISRHAPILSSQIPDSTAQEVPDAGHASPWDNPEFFNSTIQTFLTDRTPIEAE, encoded by the coding sequence GTGGTTTTCTACGGCATCTTCATCTTGCAGAGTGCCGTAGTGTTGGGGGAGATGCCCACCGTTCAGATGGACGATATCGAGACCTACTACGAGGTGAGCGGAGATGGTCCACCTATCGTCTTCATACATGGCGCACTGTCCGATCATTCAGCAGCAGCACAACAGCTAGAGGCGTTCAGTGACACATACACTGCCATTGCGTACGATCTTCGAGGCCATGGCAACACCACGAATCCCCAGCACACACCGTATTCAATCGACTTGTTGGCAGAGGATCTCCACGCATTTATAACGGAGATGAGCCTCGATCGTCCGGTTCTCTGCGGGGCCTCGATGGGAGGGATGATCGCCCAGGTTTACGCAAGTCGTTACCCGGATCAGCTTAGCGGGCTCGTGCTCGCCGACACCTTCTCCCCAGCGTTCCTCGGCCGGCGCGACCGCATGGAGCGATCGACGCTGGTGAATGCCATGATAGGGCTCGTTCGCCTTGTTGGATACAACCGTGCGAAGGGTCTCATACTATGGTTCGGACGCAAACTAGAGCGGGATCAGACCACAAGTCTCCGCACCGACGCCTTCCCGGATATGGATACCGAGGACGCCGTGAATGCTCTCAAGGCGGTCGCCGACTTCCATACTACCGATCTCGACCTCTCTTCGATCACCGTCCCGACGCTCATTCTATACGGGGAGCACGAAACCTCCATAATCAGCCGCCACGCCCCGATACTATCCTCCCAAATCCCCGACTCGACTGCCCAAGAAGTCCCCGACGCAGGCCATGCATCTCCCTGGGATAACCCCGAATTCTTCAACAGCACAATTCAAACGTTCCTCACGGATCGAACCCCAATCGAGGCAGAATAG
- a CDS encoding ester cyclase — MATTTTEENEQLARDHFTRVWNHGEFDTAVLTDDFQVHTHSGGHDTYTLDEFREVIAQARESIPDLRKEPDDVFATDDRVTIQYTMTGTQEGEFKGVPPTGEEVEIAGVAIYRIEDGGLAESWLVADFLRAMKQLGVVEPSEE; from the coding sequence ATGGCCACAACCACCACCGAGGAAAACGAGCAACTCGCACGCGACCACTTCACTCGCGTGTGGAACCACGGCGAGTTCGACACGGCAGTCCTTACAGATGACTTTCAGGTCCACACGCACAGCGGCGGGCACGATACCTACACACTCGACGAGTTCCGGGAGGTCATCGCCCAGGCTCGCGAGTCGATACCCGACCTACGCAAAGAACCGGACGACGTGTTCGCGACCGACGACAGGGTCACGATCCAGTACACTATGACCGGCACTCAGGAAGGCGAATTCAAGGGGGTTCCGCCGACTGGAGAGGAGGTCGAGATCGCCGGCGTCGCTATCTACAGGATAGAAGACGGCGGACTCGCAGAATCGTGGCTCGTCGCCGACTTCTTGCGGGCGATGAAACAGCTTGGAGTGGTCGAACCGTCCGAGGAGTAA
- a CDS encoding transcription initiation factor IIB: MSLRDIYDSGFDEDTDSTTDTACPECDGPLLTADGETRCLDCGLVTDEYRLAHGATPRTFDDGDESKKRTGSPLTLARHDRGLTSTIGRKRDGNGNLLSLDKRRRLNRLRTQHNRAQQQSKAERNLAFACSEIARLVSALELSRDHREEASLVYRRAQDQSLIRGRSIESMAAGSVYAACRCRGETMTLERVASASSRSVDQIENAYRVLNRELGLETKLRRPRSFVPRCASACDASIPSSVQYRATELTELAADHGLANGRNPAGVAAACLYRAGRERDLGVTQAALATAASVSPATLRERYYELEALLED; this comes from the coding sequence ATGTCGCTCAGAGATATCTACGACAGTGGCTTCGACGAGGATACCGACTCGACGACTGACACGGCTTGTCCGGAGTGCGATGGACCACTCCTGACGGCCGACGGGGAGACGCGGTGTCTCGACTGCGGGCTCGTCACGGACGAGTATCGGCTCGCACACGGGGCGACACCCCGAACGTTCGACGACGGCGACGAGTCCAAGAAGCGAACCGGGTCGCCGTTGACGCTCGCGAGACACGATCGCGGGCTCACTTCGACAATCGGTAGGAAACGGGACGGGAACGGAAACCTGCTCTCGCTGGACAAACGACGGCGACTCAATCGCCTTCGGACGCAGCACAACAGGGCGCAACAGCAGTCGAAAGCCGAACGGAACCTCGCGTTCGCCTGCTCCGAGATCGCGCGACTCGTGAGTGCCCTCGAGCTCTCCCGTGATCATCGGGAGGAGGCGAGTCTCGTGTACCGACGCGCGCAAGATCAGTCGCTCATCCGAGGGAGGTCGATCGAGTCGATGGCTGCCGGTAGCGTGTATGCGGCGTGTCGGTGTCGCGGGGAGACGATGACGCTCGAACGGGTCGCGTCCGCGTCGTCGCGGTCGGTCGACCAGATCGAGAACGCCTACCGCGTCCTCAACCGGGAACTCGGTCTCGAGACGAAACTGCGCCGTCCGCGGTCGTTCGTCCCGCGGTGTGCAAGCGCCTGCGACGCGTCGATCCCGTCGTCGGTGCAGTATCGCGCGACCGAACTGACGGAACTGGCCGCGGACCACGGACTGGCGAACGGACGGAATCCCGCGGGCGTCGCAGCGGCCTGTCTGTATCGGGCCGGGCGCGAACGCGACCTCGGCGTCACGCAGGCGGCACTGGCGACGGCCGCGTCCGTGAGTCCGGCGACGCTCCGAGAACGGTACTACGAACTGGAGGCGTTGCTGGAGGACTGA
- a CDS encoding DNA-binding protein: MSRKNLRGNQVSDETDSEQTTLALYESAVVDEVAEREQNLQPTVEQEIQGKVDTNHPDAKTSGLTLEAEERLEAREREIRRTRERRERNIELNREAQTRLVAREGCIERHREFRKRAASVTPWEDPDRGDPRAELSQEQLGTVNKQAVRLDDELDGWSRAAISRRLAERVADGAGVLGAVVGTKEELQEAPGQVVPIGRLEDVNRQSVSIEGRVETLWNPSHPSIAQVGLVADESGQTRVTVWKQSRQPWMEEGERVRIHGASRNWYEGRVSVAVTGWSTVLFPDRGRWWE, encoded by the coding sequence ATGTCACGTAAGAACCTACGCGGTAATCAAGTTTCGGACGAGACGGATAGCGAACAGACGACGCTCGCGCTGTACGAGTCGGCGGTCGTCGACGAAGTGGCCGAACGAGAACAGAACCTCCAGCCGACGGTTGAGCAGGAGATCCAAGGGAAGGTCGACACGAACCACCCCGACGCGAAGACATCGGGACTCACGCTGGAAGCAGAGGAACGACTGGAAGCGCGCGAACGGGAGATACGGCGGACACGAGAGCGACGAGAGCGGAACATCGAACTGAATCGGGAAGCGCAGACCCGGCTCGTGGCGAGAGAAGGATGTATAGAGCGGCATCGAGAGTTCCGGAAGCGCGCGGCGAGCGTGACTCCGTGGGAAGACCCGGACCGAGGCGACCCGAGAGCGGAACTGTCTCAGGAGCAGTTGGGGACGGTGAACAAGCAGGCTGTGCGGTTGGACGACGAACTCGACGGCTGGTCGCGGGCGGCGATCAGTCGGCGGTTGGCCGAGCGAGTCGCGGACGGCGCGGGCGTGCTGGGCGCGGTCGTCGGGACGAAAGAGGAACTTCAGGAAGCGCCGGGACAGGTGGTCCCGATTGGGAGGCTCGAAGACGTGAATCGACAATCAGTGAGCATCGAAGGTCGTGTCGAGACACTCTGGAATCCCTCGCATCCGAGCATCGCTCAGGTCGGCCTCGTCGCGGATGAGAGCGGGCAGACACGCGTGACGGTGTGGAAGCAATCGAGACAACCCTGGATGGAGGAAGGCGAACGCGTGCGCATCCACGGAGCGAGTAGAAACTGGTACGAGGGACGCGTCTCGGTAGCCGTCACTGGGTGGAGCACCGTCCTGTTCCCCGACCGCGGTCGGTGGTGGGAGTAG
- a CDS encoding DUF7342 family protein, with amino-acid sequence MTTDDSTDDPPGTATWKEHTSAFDRVQSVALTVSEPRTASWIAEEALVAENTARSHLQRLTDLNVLTANNSTDATRYYPDPVYVRTRELRALVDEHDRDELVDLAADLKADIEEWQSEYDVANPDDVRVGAVAEEVSAEAARKRRRDASDWEHTRYRLSLVQDALEHYGEFTGRSALA; translated from the coding sequence ATGACTACGGACGATTCGACAGACGATCCGCCGGGAACTGCGACGTGGAAAGAACACACAAGCGCGTTCGACCGCGTTCAGAGTGTCGCACTGACGGTCTCGGAGCCACGAACCGCATCCTGGATCGCCGAGGAAGCGCTGGTCGCAGAGAACACTGCACGGAGTCACCTGCAACGACTCACCGACCTGAACGTCCTGACGGCCAATAATAGCACTGATGCAACGAGGTACTACCCAGATCCAGTGTACGTACGGACGCGGGAGCTGCGTGCACTCGTCGATGAACACGACCGGGACGAACTGGTAGATCTCGCCGCGGACCTCAAGGCGGATATCGAGGAGTGGCAATCCGAGTACGACGTCGCCAACCCGGACGATGTCCGCGTCGGCGCAGTTGCCGAAGAAGTGTCCGCGGAGGCAGCACGGAAACGACGGCGGGACGCGAGTGACTGGGAGCACACCCGCTACCGTCTCTCGCTCGTTCAGGATGCGCTTGAACACTACGGCGAGTTCACTGGACGGTCAGCGCTGGCATGA
- a CDS encoding ester cyclase: protein MATTDQDNEAIVRRFFDAWNEADFDVVDEVVAADAEQHNPQEPPVPPGPAGEKQLIEEYHSAFSDATLTIQEMVADGDSVAVRYTATGTHDGEFMGMEPTGNDVEIVGFEINRLADGQIVESWGLFDTLGLMQQLGIVESPRE, encoded by the coding sequence ATGGCAACCACCGACCAAGATAACGAAGCCATCGTGCGTCGGTTCTTCGACGCATGGAACGAGGCAGACTTCGATGTCGTTGACGAAGTCGTGGCCGCCGACGCTGAGCAGCATAATCCTCAAGAGCCACCCGTTCCACCCGGCCCTGCGGGAGAAAAGCAACTCATCGAGGAGTATCACTCCGCGTTCTCCGATGCAACGCTCACTATCCAAGAGATGGTTGCGGACGGTGACAGCGTTGCCGTCCGGTATACAGCCACGGGGACGCACGACGGCGAATTCATGGGCATGGAACCGACCGGGAACGACGTTGAGATCGTTGGCTTCGAAATCAACCGGCTCGCAGACGGTCAAATCGTCGAATCGTGGGGGCTCTTTGACACTCTCGGGTTGATGCAGCAACTCGGGATCGTTGAGTCGCCCCGTGAGTGA
- a CDS encoding TATA-box-binding protein, whose protein sequence is MVPPKDTISTENVVGSSSIEQELDLETLADDLDEVSYDPGQFPGVIYRIEEPKATCLIFRSGKVVCTGAQSIDDLTEAVSLTFETLQGLGLEIPAEPEVEIQNIVSSADLSSRLNLNAIAIGLGLEHVEYEPEQFPGLVYRLEEMDVVVLLFGSGKIVITGGSRPEDAEVAFDRVESRLFDLDLLE, encoded by the coding sequence ATGGTTCCACCGAAAGATACTATCTCCACCGAGAATGTAGTCGGATCCAGTAGTATTGAGCAGGAGTTGGATTTAGAGACCTTGGCAGATGACCTGGATGAAGTCAGCTATGATCCCGGTCAGTTCCCAGGAGTTATCTACCGAATCGAGGAGCCGAAGGCGACTTGTTTGATTTTCCGGTCAGGGAAAGTGGTGTGCACTGGCGCACAGTCAATTGATGATTTGACTGAAGCAGTGTCGTTGACATTTGAAACGCTTCAAGGGTTAGGGCTTGAGATCCCCGCTGAACCAGAGGTAGAGATCCAGAATATCGTTTCGAGCGCTGACCTTTCTTCCCGTTTGAATCTTAATGCGATTGCGATTGGACTCGGGCTGGAGCATGTGGAGTATGAACCTGAACAATTTCCAGGGTTAGTGTATCGTCTAGAGGAGATGGATGTTGTGGTGCTTCTGTTTGGCAGTGGGAAAATCGTTATTACGGGCGGTAGCCGGCCTGAGGATGCAGAGGTGGCTTTTGATAGGGTTGAATCTCGTTTATTTGATCTCGACCTTCTTGAATAA
- a CDS encoding DUF6345 domain-containing protein gives MTDNDPNERETGSALAARNSKTESNSRPVTRRHVLRSAGAAALATGLMASQGAAGGADVPRTTAGAQSGQERETLPVLAVTSRGLTDDQAATIGQELEVDGEFQVDDQGVLQYIDPEAYMPIPARDVEPRETEDEDETEQYDPSMAMDFQALSQQPEPPNPDELGERLLQALEAAEALPDDPLQFERTASNASIEVASADDGSREFERRLDTAFYLTPSFDGIRLEGPGAKIRSRASNSGEGTVIGDVRHSFRQVEPGPEIELTPPEEVVERYGRAVNQLVDGEIVELAEPRLTYLAPELRRVNDNPVGEGTNEVQALVPHYSVGGTVRIKNDEAEEPVEVELLREYVPATTDDEFVPVVEVSANAEGDRVDASVDVEGGQPPYKVEWNLSQGSLGLDPATTGDPPEISETITAREAIEETTITAEVTDANGVTVSAQQRLTVAVEPELSVAAGASGRLFGSRPHATRTGSISGPADASARTDTNVPGTVDVGTETAIWPNWASGFIREARIAGVSRNNTWTGNSVWEKDFRSPTDDNVGVDTADLVFASGHGMPRGWTVENPNHDDKWIWHTNADGDWGDFDIEWLALMSCNVLAPDDGSCGSCNGLSVFDRWRQEFDGLHQFQGFRTLGWRVPGFPDAYGRYVFGNWFFPGLPLRKAWFLAVDNYQPAYDTDQNWRVRGAVMYTADSEGRSCFNDHFHGEGPVGPDIPLGQSRWICYVIGGVGGG, from the coding sequence ATGACAGACAACGATCCGAACGAAAGAGAAACAGGTTCAGCGCTTGCCGCCCGCAACTCGAAGACCGAGTCCAACTCGAGGCCGGTGACGCGACGTCACGTGCTTCGATCGGCCGGTGCGGCCGCGCTGGCGACGGGACTCATGGCGTCTCAGGGGGCAGCAGGGGGCGCCGACGTCCCGAGGACGACCGCGGGGGCGCAGAGCGGACAAGAACGCGAGACACTACCGGTACTGGCGGTCACTTCCCGTGGGTTGACCGACGATCAGGCGGCGACGATCGGACAGGAGCTCGAGGTCGACGGCGAGTTCCAGGTCGACGACCAGGGAGTTCTTCAGTACATCGACCCCGAGGCGTACATGCCCATCCCGGCGAGGGACGTCGAGCCCAGAGAAACCGAGGACGAAGACGAGACCGAGCAGTACGATCCGTCGATGGCGATGGACTTCCAAGCCCTGAGCCAGCAGCCGGAGCCGCCGAACCCGGACGAGCTGGGCGAGCGATTACTGCAGGCGCTCGAAGCAGCCGAGGCCCTCCCGGACGACCCGCTGCAGTTCGAACGGACCGCGAGCAACGCCTCGATCGAGGTCGCCAGCGCCGACGATGGCTCCCGGGAATTCGAGCGACGGCTCGATACGGCCTTCTACCTGACCCCCTCCTTCGACGGAATCAGACTCGAAGGACCGGGGGCGAAGATCCGGAGCCGGGCATCAAATAGCGGCGAGGGAACAGTGATCGGGGACGTCCGACACAGCTTCCGACAGGTCGAACCCGGGCCCGAGATCGAACTCACCCCGCCCGAGGAGGTGGTCGAGCGTTACGGCCGTGCGGTCAACCAGCTCGTCGACGGCGAAATCGTCGAACTGGCCGAACCCCGCCTTACCTACCTCGCGCCAGAACTCCGACGTGTCAACGACAATCCCGTCGGTGAGGGGACCAACGAGGTGCAGGCGCTCGTACCGCACTACTCGGTCGGTGGGACGGTCAGGATCAAGAACGACGAGGCGGAGGAGCCCGTCGAGGTCGAACTCCTCCGAGAGTACGTTCCCGCGACTACAGACGACGAGTTCGTACCCGTCGTCGAGGTTTCGGCCAACGCAGAAGGCGACCGCGTCGACGCGAGTGTTGACGTCGAGGGCGGGCAGCCGCCATACAAGGTCGAGTGGAATCTCTCGCAGGGATCGCTCGGACTCGATCCAGCGACTACGGGTGATCCGCCCGAGATTTCCGAGACGATCACGGCCCGCGAGGCCATCGAGGAAACCACGATCACGGCAGAGGTGACGGACGCGAACGGCGTAACCGTCAGTGCCCAACAGCGACTGACAGTCGCGGTGGAACCAGAACTCAGCGTCGCTGCAGGCGCCAGTGGCAGGCTGTTCGGATCGCGGCCGCACGCGACTCGAACGGGGAGCATCAGCGGCCCGGCAGACGCGTCCGCGCGGACTGATACGAACGTTCCCGGGACCGTAGATGTCGGTACGGAGACGGCGATCTGGCCAAACTGGGCGTCGGGGTTCATCCGCGAGGCTAGAATCGCCGGCGTCAGCAGGAACAATACCTGGACCGGTAACAGCGTCTGGGAGAAGGACTTCCGGTCTCCGACTGACGACAACGTTGGCGTCGACACCGCGGACCTCGTGTTCGCCAGTGGGCACGGGATGCCACGCGGCTGGACTGTCGAGAACCCGAATCACGACGACAAGTGGATCTGGCACACGAACGCCGACGGCGACTGGGGTGATTTCGACATCGAGTGGCTCGCACTGATGTCCTGTAACGTGCTGGCCCCGGATGACGGGTCCTGCGGCAGCTGCAACGGTCTCAGCGTGTTCGATCGCTGGCGCCAGGAGTTCGACGGCCTGCACCAGTTCCAAGGGTTCCGGACGCTCGGCTGGCGCGTTCCCGGGTTCCCGGACGCGTACGGCCGGTACGTGTTCGGCAACTGGTTCTTCCCGGGACTGCCGCTGCGGAAGGCTTGGTTCCTCGCCGTCGACAACTACCAGCCGGCATACGACACGGACCAGAACTGGCGCGTACGCGGTGCAGTGATGTACACGGCTGACAGCGAGGGGCGGAGCTGTTTCAACGATCACTTCCACGGGGAAGGCCCCGTTGGCCCAGACATCCCACTGGGCCAGTCCCGGTGGATCTGCTACGTCATCGGTGGGGTGGGCGGCGGGTAG
- a CDS encoding SWIM zinc finger family protein: MTVPLAHLDVTTRVVKRAQYEAFEFTVDERGVRVRNGSHANPDEHEYLVTVDEEIPSSCECPADEHYDGACKHRVAVAIREPVLTAAIHQQVATDGGATATDDTAGESDETTDEKRSGDAANCDCEELAGDFPCWECVRTGRRELPNA, translated from the coding sequence ATGACTGTTCCACTAGCTCACTTAGACGTTACAACGCGCGTCGTGAAGCGCGCACAGTACGAGGCCTTCGAGTTCACCGTCGACGAACGCGGCGTCCGCGTCAGAAACGGGAGTCACGCGAACCCCGACGAACACGAGTACCTCGTCACGGTCGACGAGGAGATCCCAAGCTCCTGCGAGTGTCCGGCGGACGAACACTACGACGGCGCCTGCAAGCATCGCGTTGCCGTCGCGATTCGGGAACCGGTCCTCACGGCCGCGATTCACCAGCAGGTCGCCACAGATGGTGGCGCGACGGCAACGGATGATACGGCCGGGGAAAGCGACGAAACAACCGACGAAAAGCGATCAGGCGATGCTGCGAACTGTGACTGTGAGGAACTCGCCGGTGACTTCCCGTGCTGGGAGTGCGTCCGAACTGGGCGACGTGAACTTCCTAACGCCTGA